From the genome of Anaerolineae bacterium:
AATACCGGACCTTATTTTGCTTGACGTGATGATGCCGGAAATGGACGGCTTTGAAGTTTGCCGGCGCCTTAAAGCCGACAAACGCTGGCGACACATTCCCATCATCCTGGTCACCGCCCTGGGCGGCACAGACGACCTGGTGCGCGGCCTTGATGCCGGCGGAGACGACTTTTTGTCAAAGCCGGTCAATTCGCTTGAACTACAGGCGCGGATGCGCTCCATGTTGCGCATCAAAAAACAGTACGACGAGTTGGAAACAACCCTGCGTTTGCGCGAAGACCTGACCCATATGATTGTGCACGATATCAGAACCCCGCTCACCGCCATCCTGGGTTATAGCCAAATGTTGTTGGCCAGAAACGCTCTCTCGCCTATTGACGCCAAAGACGTTGACGCCATTCAAATGCAGGCCTATCGCCTGGATGCTTTTCTGAACGATATGTTGATCCTGGCCAAATTGGAAGCAGAAAAACTGATCTTGAATCGTTCGATGGTGAACGTCAACCAGCTTATCCAACAGGTCAAAGAAAGTTACGAGGTAATGGCTCTATCTAAAAAAGTCAAACTGTGTATTGACCTGCCGGCCGAGTTTCAACACGTCTTGCTCGACGCCAACCTGTTCCAGCGGGTGTTGGAAAACCTGCTGTCAAACGCGCTAAAATTCTCGCCGTCTGAGAGTACGGTGACCATCCAGGTAGAATATCCCCGGGTCAAAACCATGTTGCCATCGGCAGGGCCGCGGGTGCGGGTGAAATTTTTTGACCAGGGTCCGGGCATCACGGCCGATTATCAAGACCGTATTTTTGATAAGTTTGAAATTGCAAGTTTGAACAATGGGCAGGATCCCCAAATTGGGCTTGGCCTGGCTTTTTGTCGAATGGTGGTTGAAGCCCACGGAGGCTATATTTTTGTCCAGGCCAACAAGCCCGAAGGTT
Proteins encoded in this window:
- a CDS encoding response regulator: MDKTGTHRSTVLIVDDEPIARDMMEGFLNKEGYRLTFAGNGPETLAQVAKQIPDLILLDVMMPEMDGFEVCRRLKADKRWRHIPIILVTALGGTDDLVRGLDAGGDDFLSKPVNSLELQARMRSMLRIKKQYDELETTLRLREDLTHMIVHDIRTPLTAILGYSQMLLARNALSPIDAKDVDAIQMQAYRLDAFLNDMLILAKLEAEKLILNRSMVNVNQLIQQVKESYEVMALSKKVKLCIDLPAEFQHVLLDANLFQRVLENLLSNALKFSPSESTVTIQVEYPRVKTMLPSAGPRVRVKFFDQGPGITADYQDRIFDKFEIASLNNGQDPQIGLGLAFCRMVVEAHGGYIFVQANKPEGSIFTVEV